The Arachis ipaensis cultivar K30076 chromosome B03, Araip1.1, whole genome shotgun sequence region NNNNNNNNNNNNNNNNNNNNNNNNNNNNNNNNNNNNNNNNNNNNNNNNNNNNNNNNNNNNNNNNNNNNNNNNNNNNNNNNNNNNNNNNNNNNNNNNNNNNNNNNNNNNNNNNNNNNNNNNNNGaagataataatttaaattatcttatttgatttaatattgataattttataattttatgaatataatatataattacaCATTTATCATATTTAAAATTACTCAATCACTTCAAACATAATTAtgaaatgtaaaataaaaaataatataaaaagtaaagatttttatttaatttaaaaagagTAATGTGCTTTTTTTTTAgtgaattttattttctctttaaatAAAAAGTAATTTTCACTCTCCACCGTTATGCGATAAATAACTTTAGACTTTTTTGAAGTGATTTTTTATTGCTTACTAAACATTTTTGTATATAGGATGCCTAACTTCAAAAAATGATGGATCAATGTAATTTATCCTAGATATATTAGGATATAACCAATCCTTAATTAGTaggtttttaattaatttttatatacataTTCTTTTTATGCATATTAAGTAAGTAGTGTCCTTACTCCTTAGTTTTACACAGATTTTATTATACAAGAGAAAAAGTAAATAGTAATTCACATTATGCTGTTGCAATATATATTACAATATGAAACATGCCCACCACAACTTGTTCCTACTACTTCATTTCATCACAAATTCCCCaaaataccctttttttttttactaatttttgAGCACTAGTTTGTGGTGACTATGATGAACACACTCAGCAGGCATAACAGGGAACCTAGCAGTATCAGCACAATAATCATAAACCATATGTTTGGCCCTAACCCACATAAGTTGGTGACTTTGATGCAAACTTAACACACCCAAATTAGGCTCATCCCACCAATACTTCTTCTCATTACTACTACACCTCTTCAAATTTTCCACTGATTTTGATGACACTATTGGACACTCGCAAGCATTGATCTCAAAGGCCTTATATGTTGCAATGAAAGGTGCATGGCTCCAATTAGTTTTCACTCTTCCACCTTGTGTGGCCCAATCATCAGCGTTCCAAATTGAGCTATAAACACCCATTGCTTGGTCCTTTGGAAATGGAATACCCCTGTGTTCCATGTTTGTGTGCACCCTTATTGGTGTTTCATCCACTAGAAATCTGACACATATGAAATGAAATTATTAAAGTCAAATTGAATTATTGGCCAAGGAATatgtaaaatgtcaatgtgtgtcCAAAACAAATGTCAGAAATTATTTGACGAAATTAGACCTGTGCAACTTCTGCAAAAGGACCATTAGAAGGTACTGGGATAAATTTTACCCAAGATTCCATTTTCTTTGTATATGCTTTTGTTTTAGGTAAAGAATAAAGATTTTTgccttttatttatttcattcatgtaactaatttaattttaaatttaagatttttatttacattttattgATGATTGTCTTCCCCTAAATACTATTAGAACCATACAATTCATTATTAAAAATGATAAGTAGATATGAAACATTTTACAAcaaaaattaacttacctttttttttttggtattaaaAATTAACTTATTTTGATCATGGATAGATGTCATATGAATTATGATGATTGATGGATGGATGAtacttttttctatatatatatattaaccgATGAATTCTCTTTGTTTTTTGTGTAACCCAATGGGGACATAATGACACAAAGCATATGATGGCTCAACCACCAGTGGTAAAAAagcatgaaattttttttgagtttttttttttttactactttTCAGACCCATCACTCCATGGAAGCAGATTCCCATTTGTCTTTCATgattactaattaattaattaataaaaaacagtttcttactttcattcattaatatttaatattatgtattaaaatacccatttacttttaattaattaagagaAGATAGGGTAATGGGTGCTTACATAACTTGACGTTGGTTCCAAAAGAAAGAGTAAGAATGAAAGTCTTTAGTAGGGTCAAACCAAAGGTTTAGCCTTTGCTCTCTATTTCCCACTCCATTCACATACACATTTGTTTGAACAGAGTAAGGTTCCCCTGTGGTGTTCCCCAGGAACTCAAAATCAAACTCGTTGTGATTTGGACCCTCCGATGACATCTAcacaaaaatacataaattagATGCCACAATAATTGAAACAGAACAAGGTCAATTCAACATGATTCCCATTGCATTATTAGGTTTGATTCGAGGTGATGAAAAACAAGGGAGGGCCCCTCCTATTAAATTTAATTGAAGATATGTTATGGTTCTTTAACTTGATTGAAAGTTTAGTGACAAAGTTGATAAATGCATACACCAAAGTAATTGATGGGATAAATGGAGTAGTAGGTAACTGCCACTAATGAGTGTGGTACTACTCTTTTTCTTCGTGTGTTTCAATAAATCTGAAGCAAGAAATTATCTTGTGCAATAAAGAAAATGTCTGATGCATTGAACTGAACCGCACATACATTTAAATGCTATCTATGTACATGAAAATAAACAATATATATTaagattattattaataaacaagaaaaaattaatataattttgaCTTACATAGAAAGCAGTAACTGTTCCGGCAGAATCACCTTCAACAAGTTTAAGTTGGACGGTAACTTTCCCAAACATATACTTGCTTTTGGATACAAACCCAGCACCTGAAATAAACAACCCATTTTACATTTTTATAAAAACATTATCTTAGCGTTACATACACTATATGAAATGGTATTAGATTGAATAAATAATACCGGAATAGTTATCAAGCTTGAGTTTGAGAAGGTCTCCTTCATGAATGAAATGGTCTAAAGCCCAACTTGGTTGGAAGAGTTCTTCAAACTTGGCAGTGGCAGCAGCAAAAGCCACTCCAACAAACACAAACCCCATAACCAATCCCAAAAACAACGACACCTCCTTAGACATTATAAATGCTTTATAAGCAGGAGAAAAGGATCTTATGAGAATGAGGAGAGAACAAAAGAGGGAGTAAGAGAGAgtgatgagtgaatgaaaggttcTACACTGATTGATCACTTGGTATGTTGGGGTTTATATAGCTGAAGTGAGATAATAAgcagataaataaatatattttcagTTTCAAATTCTTTTAATATAAAACAATATTATAATATACAGTTTAAGAATATGCTTAAATACGAAANNNNNNNNNNNNNNNNNNNNNNNNNNNNNNNNNNNNNNNNNNNNNNNNNNNNNNNNNNNNNNNNNNNNNNNNNNNNNNNNNNNNNNNNNNNNNNCTAACAAGTTTAGATTGTTTTTGTTACTCCAAAATAATCtgctttttttagaaaaaaagaaaTGCTTTATAAATAAGGTGTTGTCTACCTAATTTTTACATTAGGAAAAATTACCATTTCTACCTATGAACTTtgcgaacgctgacaaaagtactcaaagaaaaataaaaatgacttTATACCCATGAAAGGCTGGATCCATCTGTCGATAGTACCCGAACGTCATTAAAACGTTAGCTCCGTTAACTTAAAGGCCAACATGGCACATTAAATGCTTACCTAGCTTTGAATCAGCAGTCTGATGTGTCCAAGCATGTTGTTACCATTATAACATGACTCA contains the following coding sequences:
- the LOC107629944 gene encoding xyloglucan endotransglucosylase/hydrolase protein 9, translating into MSKEVSLFLGLVMGFVFVGVAFAAATAKFEELFQPSWALDHFIHEGDLLKLKLDNYSGAGFVSKSKYMFGKVTVQLKLVEGDSAGTVTAFYMSSEGPNHNEFDFEFLGNTTGEPYSVQTNVYVNGVGNREQRLNLWFDPTKDFHSYSFFWNQRQVIFLVDETPIRVHTNMEHRGIPFPKDQAMGVYSSIWNADDWATQGGRVKTNWSHAPFIATYKAFEINACECPIVSSKSVENLKRCSSNEKKYWWDEPNLGVLSLHQSHQLMWVRAKHMVYDYCADTARFPVMPAECVHHSHHKLVLKN